AAACCGGTACCGGTAAGACCGCAGCCTTCGGACTGCCTTTGATCGACCGGGTTGATTTCAAATCCCGCGAAACGCAGGCCCTGGTGCTTGCACCGACCCGCGAATTGTGTGTCCAGATCACGACCGATCTAACCAAGTTCAGTCAGTTCGAACCCGCTGCGCACATCGTGGCCGTTTACGGCGGCGCGAACATCGGAACCCAGATCCGTCAGTTACGCCAGGGCGCACAGATCATCGTCGCTACTCCGGGTCGCCTGATCGACCTGATCGGCAAAGGCGCGGTGGACCTGGAAACCATCCGCTTTACCATCCTCGACGAAGCGGACGAAATGCTGAACATGGGTTTCCAGGAAGACATCACCGAAATCCTGTCGCATACACCGGAAGATAAGAATGTCTGGTTGTTCTCGGCGACGATGCCGCGGGAAGTCCGTTCGATCGCCGAAGAATACATGCGCGACCCCGTCGAGCTGACGATGGGTCGTCAGAACGAAGCTGCCAACAACCTCGAACACCATTACTACGTTGTTCATGAACGCGACCGTTACGCTGCCCTGAAGCGCATACTCGATGCGAGTCCGGGCATCTTCGGCGTGGTGTTCTGCAGGACGAAGATCAATACCCAACAGGTTGCCGAACAATTGATCAAGGACGGATACAACGCCGACGCCTTGCACGGCGACCTGAGCCAGCAACAGCGCGACAAGGTCATGGACCGTTACCGCAACCGCGCTTTGCAAGTGTTGGTCGCGACGGACGTAGCCGCACGCGGTATCGACGTGCGCGACATCACGCACGTGATCCATTACCACCTGCCCGACGAATCGGAAAACTATACCCACCGCAGCGGCCGTACCGCACGGGCCGGTCGATCGGGCCTTTCCCTTGCCTTGGTGAACGTGCGCGAGCTGGACAAAATCCGGCAGATCGAAAAGAAGATCAACGCAAAATTCCACCTGTCACGCATTCCGGACGCGCTGGAGATCGGCGAACAGCAACTGATCAACTTCATCCGTAAAGTTCACGAGGTGGAAGTCGACGAACGCGGTGTGGAAAAATTCACCGAGATCGCGATGCATGAACTGGCGGATCTCAGCAAAGAGGATGTACTGAAGCGCATCATCAGTATGGAGTTCAACCGTTTCATCGATTATTACCGGAACGCTCCCGATCTGAACGTCGACCTGGCGCATCAGGGGAAGCAGCGACAAGACCGGTACCGTTCGAACGGCCCGAAAGTGTTCATCAACCTCGGCACCGTCGATGGATTCGACAAAGGCCGCATGTTGGGATACGTCTGCGACATCACGGGGCTGAAAGGTTCCGACATCGGTCGCATCGAACTGAAGGGGGTTTATTCCTTCATCGAAGTGACCGATGAAAAGATGATCGCCGTGTTCGAACAATCTTTCCAGGGAGAATTCCATCGTGGCCGACCGGTCCGGATCGAACGCACCGGAGGCGAAGAGAGCGGAGGCGGGAAAAGAAATTCGAGCGATTTCAAGGGCAAGGGCAAGCCGGCATTTTCGAAACCTTCCTACGAACAGGATCGTGGTAAGAAAAAAGGTTATCCGAAAAAGGAATACGGCGGAGGAAAGTTGGGCTTCGCGGATAAGAAGACCGGCAAAAACGCCAAGCAGGATAATTACGCCCCAAAAAAAGAAGGATTCTCCATCCCGGAACGCAAGTATTCCGGCTATGGCGGCAAGAAATCTGTGAATAAGAACAATAAAAAACAGGGGCGCTGGTAAATAGCCGAATAATCCGGTCGCTTATCTTAGCAGCAGCCTGTAATACATCTGCATGTCTACTTTGAAATTCAGCGGTAATCATTCCGCCTACTACCTCGAACTCAAGAGTAAAGTCGAAGCCTACTTCGCCGAGCACAAAATCGAAATGCATGGCGATTCGCGCAACGTGATCAAGTCGATCGTGTTGCTTTCGGCGTTCCTGACCTGCTACATCCTGCTTGCCTTCGCGATTGTTCCCGGCTGGTGGGCGGCGCCGATCTGTGTCCTTTTCGGCATTGTTACTGCCGGCATCGGCTTCAACATCATGCACGACGGCGGTCACGGTAGCCTATCGGCCAACCCGGCCCTGAACAAGCTTGCAGCCTTGTCGCTCAACCTGCTCGGCGGAAGCTCCTTCTTCTGGAACATCAAGCACAACGTCATCCACCACACCTACACGAACATCGACGACCACGACGACGATATTCTGATCGAGCCATTCTTCCGGATGACGAAGGCGCAAAAGAAGATCGGCATCCATCGTTGGCAGTACATCTATTGGCCGCTGGCCTACGGCACGATGTACCTGGCCTGGGTTTTCATCCTCGACTTCAAGAAGTATTTTTCACGCCAGATCGGCCAGCGCGACAACATCAAGCTGCCGTTGCAGATGCACATCGGATTCTGGCTGACCAAGATCCTGTATGTACTGTTCTATGTCGTGTTGCCGCTGCAGTTCCATAGTATCACGGCCTTCCTCATCGGATTCGGGATCTACACCTTCACCACCGGCTTGATCATCAGTGTCGTATTTCAATTGGCTCATGCGGTGGAAGAAGTCAACTTCATCATCCCGGCGGCTGATCAGCATCACCTGGACACCGACTGGGCAACGCACCAGTTGCGCACCACGGCCAACTTCGCGACCGGCAACCGCATCGTTTCCTGGTTCACCGGCGGACTCAACCACCAGGTGGAGCACCATCTATTCCCGCGGATCTCCCATGTGCATTACGGAGCCATTAGTCCGATCGTACGCGAAGTGAGTTCGCGGCACGGATTACCGTACTACGAAGCTCCGAGTGTCCGACACGCGATCCTATCGCACGTGCGGTTTCTGCGTCGGATGGGACGATAAGTCCGATCCAGGCAGACAGGCTGCCATTCATTTTATCGTTCCGAGTCTTTTCTCCAAAGCGGGCAACTGCTTCTTGTACTCTTCCACGTCCCATACCAGGCCGAAGTTCAACAGGTAGTCGGAGAGCGGGCCCAGTCCCACCTCGGCTCTGCGCTGATCGACCTGATCGGGATCTTCTAGCGGAGACAGGTATTTCTCGCCCGTCTCCGGATCAAGACCGATCTGGCTACCATAGCGTTGTCGGCCACCTTTCCGCAGTGCAACCCGGTCTTCCAGCAATGCAAGGCTTGATCCGCTGGCTTTCCCGGCCCTTACGGCTTCGCGCATCATGGGCAGGTACTTTTCCTGTACCGGAAGGTCGGCATGCTGAATGACCAGGAAGAGCGCCTGACTTCCTTCTGCTCCTACCAGGTCGGAGCCCAGCCAACCGCGCGTCTCCAGCACCGCGATCACTTTCTCCTGATTCACCGAATCGTGGAACTGGATGCTCCTCCATAGCGAGTCCATTTGTTTGGAGCCTGCGCCGTATCTGCGTTCCACCTCCGCGATCATTTGACGACCGGCCTGGTCTTGCTCAAAGACGGAATCGAGCATGGGCGCCAGGACCGGATCGAGTTTTGCTTCTGCGGCCTTTTTATTCGCCTCGACACGGCTGATCAATTGTTGCCATCGTTCATCCTGATGGATGGGCTGCAGGTCCGGATCCGTCGTGAGATGCCCCAGGTTGGTATAGTTCGCTTTTTCCGCGAGTCGAAAGAGGTGATAGAATGCGGAGTCCGGTCGCCCGGCCAGGGACCAGCTACAGGCTGCATTGTAGCGATCATCGAGGAGTCCTTTCCCATCGAGTGCGGCAAATGCCTGATCGTAGGCACGTGCGGAAGCCAGAAAATCTCCGGTCATATACAATTGCTCCGCTTTTCGCTTCCACTCGTTGTACACCGCATTTTGTGCAGACATGGTGGACGGTGGGAGCAGGAGTAAAAAGATTACCAGGCGGGTCAGCAAGGAAACGGTTACACGCAGTTTCATGATCAAATGTACAGGATACGGTACCAGCTTCGGGCAGGGTGTATTTCCCAACATTCCACCCCGGACCCCCTCATTTTTCAAATACTCCTTCCAAAAAAGCAGGCTTTTCGGACCACCCCTCCAAAAAAATCGAGTCTGGATAGGGAAAAAGTAATGTTTTGAGCATTATTCGCTCCAAATCCCCCTGTTTTGACCGTTACTTGCCATGCATCAAGCCTGGCGGAGACTTTAAATTCAATATTCTAAACCCGATGACTGAAATTTTAGGGGGTCTGTTTAAAAATAATATCATTTTTATTGACACACCCCCCTCTTTTATGATATGTTTGCATCCGAAAATACATTTTTAACGTTAAACCCCTAAAAAAGTAACCCATCATGAGTCACGCGCGCTTTCGGGCCCTGGAGCTGATGTCTGTTCGTCAGCCGATTTCTGTGAACCTGCCATCCGGCAAAGTGTCCGATTATTACGGGCAACACGTGTTCAGCCAGGACGCCATGCAGCGATTCCTTTCCAAGGATGCGTACCGGGCTGTCATGGATGCCATCAATCATGGCGGCATGATCGACCGGAAAATGGCGGGACAGATCGCACTGGGCATGAAAGAATGGGCGAGCGGAAAAGGCGCCACGCATTACACGCATTGGTTCCAGCCGCTCACCGGCCTGACGGCCGAAAAGCATGATTCTTTCTTTGAACTGAACGACGGTCGGGCCATTGAGTTGTTCTCCGGCAACGCCCTGGTTCAGCAGGAGCCGGATGCGTCGTCCTTCCCATCGGGTGGCATCCGCAATACGTTCGAGGCACGTGGTTACACGGCCTGGGACCCGAGCTCCCCTGCCTTTATCATGGAACGTGCCGGCGGTAAGACGCTGTGCATTCCGACCGTTTTCGTTTCCTACACGGGAGAGACACTGGACTACAAAGCTCCTTTGCTGAAGGCCTTGCACGCGCTCGACAAAGCCGCTGTCGATGTTTGTCAGTACTTCGATAAGGATGTCACGAAAGTCATGGCCACGCTGGGCATTGAACAGGAATATTTCCTGGTCGATGCCGCGCTCCTGCAGTCGCGCCCCGACCTGGCCATTACCGGTCGCACCCTGTTCGGCCATTCCCCGGCAAAAGGCCAGCAGCTCGAGGACCACTACTTCGGATCCATTCCGGAGCGGGTGCTCGGTTTCATGCTGGACCTGGAGACGGAGGCCTATAAACTGGGCATTCCGCTGAAGACCCGCCACAACGAAGTTGCCCCGAGCCAGTTCGAATGCGCGCCGATCTTTGAAGACATCAACCTGGCGGTGGACCACAACTGCCTGTTGATGGACGTCATGGACAAGATCGCCCGTCGTCACGGCTTTCACATCCTGTTACATGAGAAGCCGTACGCCGGCATCAACGGTTCCGGCAAGCACAACAACTGGAGTCTTGGCACGAACACGGGCAAGAACCTGCTCTCGCCCGGCAGCACGCCGAAGAGCAACCTGATGTTCCTGACCTTCTTCATCAACACGATCCGCGCGGTCTTCGAACACGCTGACCTGTTGCGCGCCAGCATCGCCTCGGCCAGCAACGACCATCGTCTCGGCGCCAACGACGCTCCGCCGGCGATCATGTCGATCTTCCTGGGCGGTCAGTTG
This DNA window, taken from Bacteroidota bacterium, encodes the following:
- a CDS encoding DEAD/DEAH box helicase; its protein translation is MSNFPELGLGEKVLKAVAALGFEQPTPIQQQAIPLLLKDRTDFVGLAQTGTGKTAAFGLPLIDRVDFKSRETQALVLAPTRELCVQITTDLTKFSQFEPAAHIVAVYGGANIGTQIRQLRQGAQIIVATPGRLIDLIGKGAVDLETIRFTILDEADEMLNMGFQEDITEILSHTPEDKNVWLFSATMPREVRSIAEEYMRDPVELTMGRQNEAANNLEHHYYVVHERDRYAALKRILDASPGIFGVVFCRTKINTQQVAEQLIKDGYNADALHGDLSQQQRDKVMDRYRNRALQVLVATDVAARGIDVRDITHVIHYHLPDESENYTHRSGRTARAGRSGLSLALVNVRELDKIRQIEKKINAKFHLSRIPDALEIGEQQLINFIRKVHEVEVDERGVEKFTEIAMHELADLSKEDVLKRIISMEFNRFIDYYRNAPDLNVDLAHQGKQRQDRYRSNGPKVFINLGTVDGFDKGRMLGYVCDITGLKGSDIGRIELKGVYSFIEVTDEKMIAVFEQSFQGEFHRGRPVRIERTGGEESGGGKRNSSDFKGKGKPAFSKPSYEQDRGKKKGYPKKEYGGGKLGFADKKTGKNAKQDNYAPKKEGFSIPERKYSGYGGKKSVNKNNKKQGRW
- a CDS encoding acyl-CoA desaturase yields the protein MSTLKFSGNHSAYYLELKSKVEAYFAEHKIEMHGDSRNVIKSIVLLSAFLTCYILLAFAIVPGWWAAPICVLFGIVTAGIGFNIMHDGGHGSLSANPALNKLAALSLNLLGGSSFFWNIKHNVIHHTYTNIDDHDDDILIEPFFRMTKAQKKIGIHRWQYIYWPLAYGTMYLAWVFILDFKKYFSRQIGQRDNIKLPLQMHIGFWLTKILYVLFYVVLPLQFHSITAFLIGFGIYTFTTGLIISVVFQLAHAVEEVNFIIPAADQHHLDTDWATHQLRTTANFATGNRIVSWFTGGLNHQVEHHLFPRISHVHYGAISPIVREVSSRHGLPYYEAPSVRHAILSHVRFLRRMGR
- a CDS encoding glutamine synthetase III produces the protein MSHARFRALELMSVRQPISVNLPSGKVSDYYGQHVFSQDAMQRFLSKDAYRAVMDAINHGGMIDRKMAGQIALGMKEWASGKGATHYTHWFQPLTGLTAEKHDSFFELNDGRAIELFSGNALVQQEPDASSFPSGGIRNTFEARGYTAWDPSSPAFIMERAGGKTLCIPTVFVSYTGETLDYKAPLLKALHALDKAAVDVCQYFDKDVTKVMATLGIEQEYFLVDAALLQSRPDLAITGRTLFGHSPAKGQQLEDHYFGSIPERVLGFMLDLETEAYKLGIPLKTRHNEVAPSQFECAPIFEDINLAVDHNCLLMDVMDKIARRHGFHILLHEKPYAGINGSGKHNNWSLGTNTGKNLLSPGSTPKSNLMFLTFFINTIRAVFEHADLLRASIASASNDHRLGANDAPPAIMSIFLGGQLSKVLDDLEKSVSEKKMTPDEKTELKLNIGKIPEILLDNTDRNRTSPFAFTGNKFEFRAVGSSANCSNAMTVLNTIVASQLAAFKKEVDGLIEKGTKKDEAILKVLRRYIVESKNIRFEGNGYSDEWVKEAKRRGLSNVTTTPPALDAYVSKKSLKLFEEVGIFSHREAEARHEIMLETYIKKIQIEARVMGDLAINHILPAAVKYQTILAENITALKSAGMKADTYSMQLEQLKEISGYIASIKSNVDAMVEARKRANKLENVRDKAIAYCDKVKAYFDPIRDDVDHLEMLIDDALWPMAKYRELVTIR